The genomic segment GTCATTCCTGAAACACCaaactaaatgttgttgtaaagGTGGTTTCAAATCTTCACATACATCAGATTGAAGAAAGTCTTTCTGATAATTTTAtaccaaagtttgagatatgTTGTGAATTGTTCAATATGTTCAGCTCCCTCCATAACTACTGGCACCCTggtaaagattttgtttttacaatttttaaaatattattctaaCTCTAAACTTATGTAAGTTTCAGCAAGTAGCAATTTTCTTGTAATTATTACCTGACTTCTGAGGATATTACATCTGCCTTTATTAAAGaggatattttattgtttttcccattttgaagagtaattatcagaaaatgttgtttagtGGCGTCGGATTTTTTGCCCCTATGGGAAACAGAAACCTCTGATCACTTATTAAGAACTGATCAATATgcttactttaaaaagtaaagtgtaactttaaacatgttaaaagaaccactaattgattttaaaaagtattatttatCAAAGTAGAAATTAATGTTGGATTCTCCTTAATTTTGCAGGgtgcaacaaaatattaactCCTTTTgggcctttttttaaattttactaaaaatgttttgtattgagaaaaacatgaattaattaaattagtgttttattgttgctttaagTTAATGAAGACCAGAACGCTCAAAGAGTTTGGACATCGTTAGTTAAAGATATGCATGGAAATAACAATTAGTTACTCTTTTATACTGGTTTTTAAATTGAAGTTGCCACCTATTGAAGTTACTGGCTTGCTTGTTGGTTCGTGACCAGCAGGTGGTGCTGTCGGGCTGCTAACCAAAGACGAACATCAAGGTCACGGTAACGGGAGTTTTAAATCACAACAGCAGTCAAatcatattatttaaaaacacattttactcatTACTTGATCCAGATTATTGTCTATTTCTGCAGCAGTTTAGGATTTATAATAAATTCAAGTGACTGACTGAACCTCAGAGGGCGAGAAGTGACCTTGATTAGGATGGGAATGCCACGTACCATGTCTTCTAATCTGATATCCACCACTGCTGCAAACTCATGTCACTGATGGTGATTTTTACCTCCTGTGTCCCTCGAGGATTAAAAGGCTGGAAGATCAGACTCCCTTGTTCCCAGCCTCCAGCTTTATTAGGCTGAATTATTACAAAATGAGGACAAGGTGGGCACTTTGTTTTGCAAGCAGAAGCAACACATTTGcagttttgctttctgtttttttcatatatatatttcatatatatgTTTATAGAGAGAACAAGAACATTTACTGCAGTAACTGTCTGAACAAGACAAATATCATTCTGAAGAAGCTTATTGTAAATGAATTCAAGAacagtatttatgtttgtggcgCCATGAAGTCAGAGCATATAGTTACCTAAAAATAGAAgcagtaaatagtttttaatcatAACTTTTATTGCTATTGTAATAGAATAGAACCACAAAATATCTTGATAAAACTCCATATGGAGAGAAAACTTCCTACTTCTGCAAATCATAGGTAACCACACAAccaccatgtttgtttgtttttaccttaaagtttgtgtttgggTCCTTTAACCCTTTCCATTCTGATATATATCAACGATTTTGTTGTTTAtccttgaatttctttagatgaggtcatgatgtgttgctttttgacaaCTTTTAGCCTCTTTGTGTTGTCAAACAGGTTCtatttaaagcactttgtattgcattgttgctgaaaatgtgctatataaataaaattaccattacctttacctttttaAGTGCTAGAGGGTAGTTTCTTTTACCAGGTGGGTCAGGTTggtttaaactgattttttgcctctcattaaatgaaataatcagctgaaaacaaattttttttttcatccaatctGGTTAGTTTTGTTTGATATTGAagatttgtttgattatttgaaaCCAGCATTCTGGGAAGTGTGGACAGAAGAAAcactttagctgctcaacctttCACAGCAAGTTTAGTGGcttcaactaactcactcactctttggttacccgGCAACAATCTCTTGAGTAGtttgtggttacctagcaacaatctgTTTTGAATCTTTTTAGTTAACGGTCCTTGTAGGACATGGCCAAGCAGTTAAGGTTATGCCATCTAAAACCTTAACTACATACACTAAAACAATCGGCGTATGTACATTGTAGGGCCGAGAAGGACACTCGAGACACAACTGAATACATGTTGTATTGGACTCTTCGTGACTGGAGAGTACAGCTCCTGATTGTTCTGCTCTGGGACGGCGTCTGCGCTCCGAAAGTGAAACCTACAACATGGCCCCTGTACTCCAAGAAGCCCCTTCTCCTCACCTGGAATGTCCCGACTCAGGACTGTGGCTCCCGGCATGGCGTTTCTTTGCAGCTGGACCAGTTCCAGATTGTGGCCTCGCCAAGTCAGATCTTCGTCGGGCAGAACTTGACCTTGTTCTATCACGACCGCTTGGGCTTGTACCCCTACTTTAAGAAGGATGAGACGCCGGTGCGCGGTGGGCTGCCACAGGCCGCCAGTCTCTCGCAGCACCTCAGCGAAATGCAGAAAGGTGTTGATAAGTACATACCAAACCGGGACGCTCTAGGTTTAGCGGTTATTGACTGGGAAGAGTGGAGGCCCCTTTGGATACGAAACTGGGGATCCAAAGACATCTACCGAAAACAGTCCCGTGAACTGGTGCGCCAGAAGAACCCAACTTGGTCCGAGGAGCAGGTGGGAAAAGTGGCCCAGCTGGAGTTTGAGATGTCTGCTAAGACGTTCATGGTGGAGACGCTACGCCGCGCCAAACACCTGCGGCCCAACACTCTGTGGGGGTTCTACCTGTTCCCGGACTGCTACAACCACGACTACCTGAAGTCCCTGGAGGGTTACACAGGCCGCTGCCCCGACGTGGAGGTGGCCCGCAATGAGCAGCTAAAGTGGCTGTGGACGGAGAGCACGGCGCTCTTCCCCTCCATCTACATTCGCAACGTGCTGCGCTCCTCTTCCCTAGGACGGCAGTTTGTGCGGCACCGTGTGAGAGAAGGGATGCGTGTGTCTTCATTCGGCGACGAGTTGGCACGTCCTGTCTTTGTGTACACCCGGCCCATCTACAACGACCATCCGGAACAGCTGACAGAGGTGACACACCGCCTTCTTTAGCCTCTCCTACTGACAAGTTTGAATTATCATTCAGAAACACTCGTATCCCGTTTTACACTTGCCTTTAAGTGAGTATGTGGAAAGTTAATATAATGCACTTATGTCATCCCTCAAGCAAACAAATCTCAATCGCAGAGGAGCGCTAGCTCACAACCCCCATCCCATGCTGAGTGAAGCTACAGCTCTTCAGTTTTCCTTATCGGCAGGCGCAGTCCTTTCCTTTCCTGTTTTGGTAGCAGTCAGATGTCCCTAAAACCTTTTAATTTGTGTGGAGCTAGCAGGAAGGGTGTTGGTTACATTCAAGATCTGTCTAATCACCCATAAagatagaaagagaaaagaataaaagcttattttttcctgttttttccaaGCAGTTTTGTTGACCTGTGAAGTTCAAGAGCTGAATCCTCTTTTCCAGTTTGACCTGGTGTCCACCATCGGGGAGAGTGTCGCTCTGGGAGCTGCAGGAATCATCATGTGGGGAGATGTAacacatgcaaaaaacaaagtaagCATAAACTGACTCACGTTTCACAGGTTGtctgatccacttttttcacttctgataccgatCCAATACAGCCAAACAgaactttaaatgtttcctttttaaaacagacataaacgTACTGAATTATGTGATAACTCTGCACTACCACAGCGCTAGtagtgcagagttatcaaaccttggtcaaatgtaaaaacacaactttaatttattcagtcagtGCAGTTAGGTGTATAACAGCCAAtgcaaattaattaataaaaaactgGAACTGATGAAAACAATAGGCTTACTGTCTtggttaaacatgtaaaaaataactgcagaaCAACTTTAAGTAGATTTTGTTCTAATCCATTCTGAAAGATACATATTAATTTAGGTAAGATGTGCTTCCCTAAGACTTTGACGCTGCAAGTCTATTGCAGGACGTTTTCtctaaaaatcaacctttttttcCACTACATTCCCATAAAGTCTGACCAGCTCTCCTGTCCTTCTGAAGCATGCCTGCAGcctaatgctgccaccaccgtgtttcacagAGGGAATGGGGAAACTTGGTGTTTCACATTATAGATTGAAGCATCCATCTTTGAAATGTCCAAAGCTTTAGATTGCAACCTAAACTTTGCGTTGCAACCTACTTTTAATTTATGGGAAATTAACTTGAAGAGGCAGATACATGCCGCAcgtttcagatttgtattttgtaattacttaaaaatgttgTAACATTTGCCTTTCTCATTGTGATGATGGTTGTTCTGTCACTTAAATATCAAAGGTTTTGGCTGTAATAtgagaaaaagggaaaaggTTGAacgggtatgaatacttttggcagACAGTTTTCATCTGGAGTTTGATCCCCTGCTTGCCTGTCACATGTGAAGTCATTTGACACTCAGGACTCCGAGTCAGTCACTAATTATACTGTAAGCCACTTGTTCTGCAGATACACAGAAGATACTTGTCTGGAGGAAGATTAAAGTCTGCTAAAGGTGGAAGGaggaaactatttaaaatgaagaaaaacacatgatGTATACAGACACACAAAAGTGTGATTATTTAGCTTTTGCAtaagtttttcttcttattttgctGAGTTGATGGTCTGCTTTTAGCTTCAGAGTGTGTAGTCGTCAGTGAAAGACAGTTTGCATGGGAGAGAAATGTGAGTACaggttgaaaacaaaatgtatctcTACCTTTATGAGAAAACTTAAACAATCATTGGATGtaacttaaaatataattaaaaggGAAAGCTTTATCTACAGTTTTGAGTTGTGGGTATGTGTAAAGTAAACCTcttattcatatttaataacCTCAAGACAATAACTCTTcacagataacaaaaaaaaaacactccagaaagcattttttaaaattaaatcagtttttgtcaCCAAAAACGTAATTTATATAAGAACAAGAGgaacaaacacagcagaaaatctgttttgtaaaacatactgtatattggTATGAATTGGGCCTAAATGAATTCAGATCTCAAAAGATTTCTTTATGAGACTGTAGGATACCTTTAAACTATATCTTTAAAAACCAGCAGTGGCACAAGCTGCCTTCAGTTTATCTTCAAAGGTGAACCTGGGATTTAGATTAATCCCAGTTTAAGATGTTTTAGCTTCAAGTTAAAAAACCAGTAgtgagatttaatttttgtgcTTAGTATTCAAAGGCATGGATAAACAGTGACCATGTATTTCTCAGTGTTCAATTCAAACACTGAATTGAACAGGGTTTGAATTGAACCTTTCCACAATTCAGTTACagcacaggaaaaaaataagagaccacttaaaatgatccgtttctctgattttactttttataggtttatgtttgagtaaaatttacattgtacttttattctatgacaacatgtctctgacattccaagcaaaaatttagtatttatttgcagaaaatgagaaatattcaAATAACCAAACAGATGTactgctttcagacctcaaataatgtaaagaaaacaagttcatattcatttagaaacaattatactaatgttttaactcagttcagaaacatttggtggaataaccaggatgttttcaatggggttcaatcaatcaatcaatcaatcaaattttatttgtatagcacatttcagcagcaaggcatttcaaagtgcttaagttcagtgcagtgggctcttaagtttttccagaggtgtatgtttggatatatttttattgaaaagaaaggTAGGCATAAATATACTTATTTAATCCTTAGACAGTTACTTAGACAGGATAAATACAATTAGAACATAAGACTGTTTTAAATGCCTTCAAATTACCTCAGATGGTTAAAGTTGatctttttatattaatttggCCCCTGTcctcttgaggctgtgcaggctcCTTTTTGTAATGCAGGTTCAGCTGTGAGAGCACACcttcctgattggctgcctggaGGCTGGAGGAGAGCTGCTACTCCATTGGACCAGCAGAGGATTGTCAAGCCAATCAGACGTTAACGAGGCCCACCTGCACCATATATAAGGCTCCTGAAATCATTCCTCTAGTGGGGCAGCTAGTAGGAAGAGGTTTTGTTAAGCTGTCAGCCACCTTTGGTGTTTAGACctgcattatttttgtttgttctgctaAGTCGTTTGAATCTGCTGTAGACTGACTTCATACAAGCTAGAAGCTCGTGTTTGGAAGGTGTGGTGCTCCCTTTGTgtcctttattttttgttggtttcagTTTCCGAAGTTTAGACTGACTTGTTTGGACATTTTGTAACTTAATTTGCACTTAACTATTCTTGAATTTGTTGGcccttttgttttaattggtttaagttgtattgtgttttgtgaaaccatctttttgtaataaatcattttacattccACTTATTTTCTCTGGACACTTTTTATGTTGCCACCCCTGAACtcctagaccaggggtgggcaactccaggcctcgagggccggtctcctgcaacttttagatgtgtctctacttcaacacacctgagtcgaataatgaggtcgttagcaggactctggaaaacttgactgcacttaggaggtgattcagctattggattcaagtgtgttggaccagggagacgtctaagagttgcaggacaccggccctcgaggaccaggattgcccacccctgtccTAGACCTTGGGGGCGTAACATGTTTTTTAGTACTGCAGAACATTATTGAGTGAGGAATGTAGCATTCGTGGCTGGTGGCTCTGACTGGTTCATAACATTTCTTTAATGAATGTGTCTTTAGAACAACATGATGAAGACACGTACAGTGACTTTAGGTCATACTAAACAAATTCAAAcgtatctaaaaaaaataccagcttctaaatgtaaaaactatCTCTGATGCTAAAGTTTAGCATAAATGGAACGGCAACCAGTTGTTGGCATGGCAACCGGAGCTACGCTTCTCACAACCGCAAACCTTTAGCTTTACTTTCATTAATCCTGTGTGCATTCACAATCATCCTAAATGTAGAAAACTAACATGTCTTGTGCCTGTTATCAGCAAGGAGCTTAAAATTACTTTCAAACCAGTTtggcatttttttgttttgttttttcaacggAGTTAAATTTACTTCCTCTAAAAATGCTACCAAAATAAGAGTCTGGATTTCAAAGTAGAACACAAGGTACTTCAAATTTGACAGTAAAATAAGGAAGTATGAAACAACCATTTAAATGCATTTGGCCATATCATATTCCTTTTTACAAGAAGTGATTGGCAGTTGTGatgtaaaatgttaacatttactgtaaatatacattttcttccGGTCTTTAGACCACCTGCTCTGACCTGAACGCGTATCTTCAGGGCACACTGAGCCAATACCTCCTCAACGTCTCCACGGCAGCAGAGCTCTGCAGCCAGACCCTGTGCGGTTCCCACGGCCGCTGCCTTCGCAAACGTTGGGACAAGGATGTTTACCTTCACCTCAACCCCCTCACACACCGCATCGAGAGGCAAAACGGCAAACTGACGGTGATCGGCAAGCTAGGAGACCCAGACAAGGTGCTTCTTGACATGGACTTTCAGTGCCAGTGCTACAGGGGCTTTCAGGGGAAAGGCTGTGATCATACAGACCAGCTGCACCAAAAAGGGGCGGCGACTCGAACCAGAACATCAGCGCTCCAGTCTATCATCTTCCTGATAACCGTTGTGCTCCTGTGTTAATGTCAAATACATCTTGGCAAATCCGCTGCCttgcagaaatatttctttacattgattttcacatttttattgtccCAGAAAAGTGTGTTTGgttaatattttatatcaggggtgtcaaactccagttctcaagggcagtttttagatgtgccacaggtacaaaacactggaatgaaatggcttaattacctcctccttgtgtagatcagttctcccagccttgctaatgacctaattattctattcaggtgtggtgcagcagaggcacatctaaaagttgcagggcagtggccctcagGGAccggagtttgacacctgtgttttatatgatagaccaacacaaaatggtgCATAAGATCTGAGAGGGTTCACAGTTGGCTTTCTGtttgtgcactgcaaaaacacaacttccTACCAAATATTATTGGTCTAGTTCAGTAGTGTCCAGCCTTTTTGCAATAAGGGCAAAAATCAGTAAATTAGAAGTCACATGGGGtacagaaatgttatatttttgtaccatttttaaaattgcaccCTATATTTTGTAAgaggaaataatttatttttgcgaAAAAACTGCCCTGAAagatcaatcaatcacattttatttgtgtagcacatttcagcaacaaaacattgtttatgaTGACAAGTGTTTGTCTGGATCAACCAACTATGAACGCAGGACAGATTTACTTAATTCTAGAATTGAGTTCAGGTGTGGAGGCCGCACAAAATCCTTCAGAGGGCctcaaatggcccccgggccgcaaATTTCACACTTCTGGCCTcgtttttttatacaaatatcttgaaatatgacaaaactaactcatgtaacttttcagcaagatataaaagcttgttttaagtcaataat from the Xiphophorus maculatus strain JP 163 A chromosome 20, X_maculatus-5.0-male, whole genome shotgun sequence genome contains:
- the LOC102238176 gene encoding hyaluronidase-2-like, producing CRAEKDTRDTTEYMLYWTLRDWRVQLLIVLLWDGVCAPKVKPTTWPLYSKKPLLLTWNVPTQDCGSRHGVSLQLDQFQIVASPSQIFVGQNLTLFYHDRLGLYPYFKKDETPVRGGLPQAASLSQHLSEMQKGVDKYIPNRDALGLAVIDWEEWRPLWIRNWGSKDIYRKQSRELVRQKNPTWSEEQVGKVAQLEFEMSAKTFMVETLRRAKHLRPNTLWGFYLFPDCYNHDYLKSLEGYTGRCPDVEVARNEQLKWLWTESTALFPSIYIRNVLRSSSLGRQFVRHRVREGMRVSSFGDELARPVFVYTRPIYNDHPEQLTEFDLVSTIGESVALGAAGIIMWGDVTHAKNKTTCSDLNAYLQGTLSQYLLNVSTAAELCSQTLCGSHGRCLRKRWDKDVYLHLNPLTHRIERQNGKLTVIGKLGDPDKVLLDMDFQCQCYRGFQGKGCDHTDQLHQKGAATRTRTSALQSIIFLITVVLLC